In Paenibacillus sp. 1781tsa1, one DNA window encodes the following:
- a CDS encoding response regulator: MYKVMLVDDERVILEGISQVVDWAAAGTELVGTARNGIEALDKIGQSRPDIIITDISMPGLDGLGLIEKASEAYPGVRFIMLSGYKEFEYARRAMQYGVKHYLLKPCNETQIHDALTELLQEHQDAQVKEHVAGEMKQRLQRVLPHVKEQFLLEFMTNRTYGPVDLEYYQELFDLELEENTVRLLLFRIVDEHDYSHLFAIKNIASDLLPHVLLSTTIEGKLLILLADSADPAGLKESIEEVRAAFTRLYKLEVTAALSEADRMIQSRRLFREALQYLNHRFFIGEGKLITKNDLVLAGECDGVHVEQDAEQLCQLIKSGNTEETAAEVDRLFDLLSRQQLEIEVTRSYVVQLYSAMVHVCPPEEATEFTQRMAELPHIDTLSGLKSFVASSAARLTSGYYKNHISRQSSAVEKMMDIVDRHYGEADLSLNGVAHQMLYMNPDYLGKIFKKVTGENFSNYVNRLRIERACDHIRRGGDVKVFELAELFGFGGNSQYFSQVFKKWTGMTPTEFRRIGI; the protein is encoded by the coding sequence ATGTACAAAGTGATGCTCGTGGATGACGAACGTGTCATTCTGGAGGGGATTTCCCAAGTGGTCGATTGGGCCGCAGCAGGTACGGAATTGGTGGGTACGGCGAGGAACGGGATCGAAGCATTGGACAAAATTGGGCAGTCGAGACCTGACATTATTATTACGGATATTTCCATGCCAGGTCTGGATGGTCTCGGACTCATAGAGAAGGCATCCGAAGCATATCCGGGGGTACGTTTCATCATGTTATCCGGCTACAAGGAGTTCGAATATGCCCGCAGGGCGATGCAATATGGTGTTAAGCATTATTTGCTCAAACCATGTAATGAGACTCAGATCCATGATGCGTTAACTGAACTGTTGCAGGAGCATCAGGATGCCCAGGTGAAGGAACATGTTGCTGGTGAGATGAAACAACGATTACAGCGTGTCCTTCCACATGTGAAGGAACAATTTCTGCTGGAGTTCATGACCAACCGAACCTATGGGCCAGTTGATCTGGAATATTATCAGGAGCTGTTCGATCTGGAGCTTGAAGAGAACACAGTTCGGTTACTGCTGTTCCGAATCGTAGATGAGCATGATTACAGTCACTTATTTGCGATCAAAAACATTGCCAGTGACCTGCTCCCACATGTCCTGTTAAGCACAACTATTGAAGGCAAACTCTTGATTTTGCTTGCGGATTCAGCTGATCCGGCCGGATTGAAAGAAAGTATTGAAGAGGTTCGGGCTGCATTTACCCGACTATATAAGCTGGAAGTGACCGCTGCGCTGAGTGAAGCAGATCGAATGATCCAGTCCCGGCGGTTGTTTCGTGAGGCATTGCAGTATCTGAACCATCGCTTTTTTATCGGTGAAGGCAAACTAATCACGAAGAATGATCTCGTTCTGGCTGGAGAATGCGACGGTGTGCATGTAGAGCAGGATGCGGAGCAACTATGTCAGTTGATCAAATCGGGCAATACAGAAGAAACCGCGGCAGAGGTGGATCGTCTGTTTGATCTATTATCGCGTCAGCAGTTGGAGATTGAGGTGACTCGTTCTTATGTAGTGCAGCTGTATTCTGCGATGGTTCATGTTTGTCCGCCCGAGGAGGCAACAGAATTCACCCAGCGTATGGCGGAACTGCCTCATATCGATACGTTATCTGGGTTGAAGTCTTTTGTTGCAAGCAGTGCAGCCCGGCTAACTTCCGGTTATTACAAAAACCATATCAGTCGCCAGTCTTCCGCCGTGGAGAAGATGATGGATATCGTGGATCGTCATTATGGAGAGGCGGATCTCTCTCTTAATGGAGTCGCTCATCAGATGTTATATATGAACCCGGATTATCTGGGCAAGATTTTCAAAAAAGTCACGGGCGAGAATTTCTCCAATTACGTCAATCGTCTGCGCATCGAACGGGCGTGTGATCATATTCGCAGAGGCGGGGATGTAAAAGTATTCGAACTAGCTGAGTTGTTCGGATTCGGCGGTAATTCGCAATATTTCAGTCAGGTGTTCAAAAAGTGGACCGGCATGACACCTACAGAATTCCGCAGGATCGGCATATAA
- the uvsE gene encoding UV DNA damage repair endonuclease UvsE, which yields MLVRFGYVAMSVLIENASPSRTMTMSSFNKIDDREAAIRKLERIAAENLHNTLRLLRHNKGSHIHVYRFSSKLIPLATHEDLNDWDPFPALKQDFAAIGDFVKENHMRVSFHPDHFTVLSTPREGVLRNSIRDLRHHVRMLDAMGLNATAKNNIHIGGAYGDKPSAALRFEENFLKLDRDIQERLTLENDDKTFNAPETLAVCQRLGLPMVLDIHHQWVNNEGEQPWDLWADILKTWESPLAQADSPADQPLPPKIHVSSPKSEKDLRGHADGVEVEPMLDFLRHIAADTPRLDVMIEAKRKDEALVQLMQKLAFYHEEGVEWVDESTVIIHP from the coding sequence ATGCTCGTACGCTTTGGTTACGTGGCCATGTCCGTGCTTATAGAGAATGCCTCGCCTTCCCGGACCATGACCATGTCGAGTTTTAACAAAATTGATGACAGGGAAGCAGCCATCCGCAAGCTCGAACGGATTGCAGCAGAGAACCTGCATAATACATTACGTTTGCTCAGGCACAACAAGGGCAGCCATATTCATGTATATCGCTTCTCTTCCAAATTGATTCCACTGGCAACACACGAGGACCTGAATGACTGGGACCCGTTCCCGGCACTGAAGCAGGACTTTGCTGCCATTGGTGATTTTGTGAAGGAAAATCATATGCGTGTATCCTTTCATCCGGATCATTTTACCGTACTTAGTACACCCCGTGAGGGAGTTCTGCGCAACTCAATTCGCGACCTTCGTCATCATGTTCGGATGCTGGATGCCATGGGTCTGAATGCCACTGCCAAGAACAATATACATATTGGTGGTGCATACGGGGACAAGCCTTCGGCGGCGCTTCGTTTTGAAGAAAACTTTTTGAAGCTGGATCGGGACATCCAGGAGCGGCTGACACTCGAAAATGATGACAAAACGTTCAATGCGCCCGAGACACTGGCCGTGTGCCAGCGCCTGGGATTACCCATGGTATTGGATATCCATCACCAGTGGGTGAACAACGAAGGAGAACAGCCGTGGGATCTGTGGGCTGATATTCTGAAGACCTGGGAGTCACCACTCGCCCAGGCAGATTCACCGGCTGATCAGCCATTGCCACCCAAAATTCATGTCTCCAGTCCAAAGAGTGAAAAGGATCTGCGAGGTCATGCCGATGGTGTGGAGGTAGAGCCTATGCTCGACTTCTTGCGTCATATCGCAGCAGACACCCCAAGGCTTGACGTGATGATTGAGGCCAAACGCAAGGATGAGGCTCTTGTGCAGCTGATGCAGAAGCTGGCATTCTATCACGAAGAGGGTGTGGAGTGGGTGGACGAGTCTACCGTCATCATTCATCCGTAG
- a CDS encoding ABC transporter substrate-binding protein, with protein MVKKAIFLMMAALLVFTAACSSGGGSEQGSSDGSVTLRIAWWGSDARHEYTQKVIDLYKSKNPNVKIDVEYASFDDYWKKLAPQAAANQLPDIVQMDISYISQYAQNGQLEDLAPYLGNQIKVDDVSENVISTGVINGKQYGVPAGVNVLGFQYDPALLKKAGVDAIPDNMTWESYEALGKQAAEKGLYLDGGVAPDIFFHYFLRTKGLSLYNAEGTGLGYDDDQLFVEFFGLMRRMIEQGAAPTPDVANQTKGIIEESDLVKEKGIGVWQWSNQFVALQQVANRPLEIAPMPGPDMEKGLYMQPSMYWGVTSNSKVKEEAAKFIDFWVNDVEANKLIKGERGVPISGAIKEAIAPELSDATKQVFEFVATMEPKASPMSSPPPVGSPEVISALADVVEELNFGKITPEQAAETFRKNAESVLANNK; from the coding sequence ATGGTGAAAAAGGCAATATTCCTGATGATGGCTGCGTTGCTCGTTTTTACAGCGGCATGTAGTTCAGGTGGAGGAAGCGAACAAGGGTCTTCGGATGGATCGGTTACTCTGCGGATCGCTTGGTGGGGCTCGGATGCACGGCATGAATATACACAGAAGGTCATTGACCTGTACAAGTCGAAAAATCCGAATGTCAAAATTGACGTGGAATATGCTTCATTTGATGACTACTGGAAAAAGCTCGCACCACAAGCAGCTGCAAATCAGTTGCCTGACATCGTTCAGATGGATATTTCCTACATCAGCCAATATGCACAGAATGGTCAGCTTGAGGATCTAGCTCCTTATCTGGGCAATCAGATCAAAGTGGACGATGTGTCCGAGAATGTAATTAGCACAGGTGTAATTAATGGCAAACAATACGGTGTACCTGCCGGTGTTAACGTTCTGGGCTTCCAATATGATCCGGCGTTGCTTAAAAAAGCAGGCGTGGATGCAATCCCTGACAATATGACTTGGGAATCGTACGAAGCACTGGGTAAACAAGCCGCTGAGAAAGGTTTGTATTTGGATGGAGGGGTAGCTCCGGATATCTTCTTCCACTATTTCCTGCGTACCAAAGGGTTGTCGCTATACAATGCGGAAGGTACAGGTCTTGGTTATGATGATGACCAATTGTTTGTTGAATTCTTCGGACTTATGCGTCGCATGATTGAGCAGGGCGCAGCACCTACACCGGATGTAGCCAACCAAACCAAAGGCATTATTGAGGAATCGGATCTCGTGAAGGAAAAAGGAATTGGCGTGTGGCAATGGTCCAACCAGTTCGTAGCCTTGCAACAGGTAGCGAACCGTCCGCTCGAAATCGCTCCAATGCCAGGACCGGATATGGAAAAAGGACTTTATATGCAACCAAGTATGTATTGGGGTGTAACGTCCAACTCCAAAGTGAAGGAAGAAGCGGCTAAATTCATTGATTTCTGGGTGAATGACGTGGAAGCCAACAAACTGATCAAAGGGGAGCGCGGTGTGCCTATCTCAGGAGCAATCAAGGAAGCCATCGCACCTGAGCTGAGTGACGCCACGAAACAGGTCTTTGAATTCGTAGCAACCATGGAGCCTAAGGCTTCACCAATGAGTTCTCCGCCACCGGTGGGTTCACCTGAAGTAATCTCTGCTCTGGCCGATGTGGTTGAAGAGTTGAACTTTGGCAAAATTACACCTGAGCAGGCAGCAGAAACATTCCGCAAAAATGCCGAATCGGTACTTGCAAACAATAAATAA
- a CDS encoding inositol monophosphatase family protein gives MNALNEKEKTPYVVTSKSYTAVAINAASKAGEWIKSRLGTVTEPGTKYSPQDLVTEVDKGAEQMIRRLILTHFPHHAILGEEGVEPGPEASAKALKEAEEEEFLWIVDPVDGTTNFVHGFPFYSVSIALAHNGEVIVGVIYDPSRDELFVAEKGKGAYVHGNRMLVSDEQELAQSLIAVGFPADTTFALPLNMAAVQALAPQVRNLRAGGSAALHLAYVAAGRLSAYTEVGLKPWDIAAGALLVEESGGKVTDTIGTPYQLSVSHVVASNGKIHDALTDVLKEAKATGLE, from the coding sequence GTGAACGCTTTGAATGAGAAGGAAAAGACACCTTATGTCGTGACAAGCAAAAGCTATACTGCCGTTGCCATTAATGCAGCTTCCAAAGCTGGCGAATGGATCAAAAGCCGTCTTGGGACGGTAACCGAACCAGGCACCAAATATTCACCCCAGGATCTGGTGACCGAAGTGGATAAAGGAGCGGAGCAGATGATCCGCCGCCTGATTCTCACGCATTTTCCCCACCATGCCATTCTGGGTGAAGAAGGCGTCGAACCGGGACCGGAAGCTTCGGCAAAAGCACTAAAAGAGGCCGAGGAAGAAGAATTCCTCTGGATTGTTGATCCTGTGGATGGAACGACGAACTTTGTACACGGATTCCCGTTTTATTCGGTGTCCATCGCATTGGCTCACAATGGTGAAGTCATTGTCGGCGTGATCTACGACCCTTCCCGTGATGAACTGTTTGTTGCGGAAAAAGGTAAAGGAGCTTACGTCCACGGCAACCGGATGCTTGTATCTGATGAACAGGAACTGGCTCAGAGCCTGATTGCGGTTGGATTCCCGGCAGACACAACCTTTGCATTGCCACTGAATATGGCCGCTGTGCAGGCGCTTGCTCCGCAAGTTCGTAACTTGCGTGCAGGCGGATCTGCCGCTCTTCATCTGGCGTATGTTGCCGCAGGACGTCTCAGCGCCTATACCGAAGTTGGATTGAAACCGTGGGATATTGCCGCAGGTGCGCTGCTGGTTGAAGAATCCGGCGGCAAGGTGACCGATACCATTGGAACGCCTTATCAACTGTCCGTGAGTCATGTTGTTGCCAGCAATGGCAAAATCCATGATGCACTGACGGATGTGCTGAAGGAAGCGAAAGCTACTGGGTTGGAGTGA
- a CDS encoding amidase domain-containing protein: MGLEREWKSALYTYVNQYNRCEIDYRPQTSERIVTDPDFVVERGERMARLDEWYRKRRAVPLRSETSAKLVRTLMDGQEEAVVDVQLYSRLFYEKSGITHREDRIERERLTFLRQSGGWIIGRVEREVPERRPAGEGRPFQQADFVQAMNRPLLNREVLGQGRSSRQQAYRRDLAVAYADRWWNAGNPAFEEFDVDCTNYVSQCLFAGGAPIHYTGRREAGWWYKGYVNGSEMWSYSWAVSNSLERYLSGSSWGLTATEVERPEQLMLGDVILYDWDGDGRFQHSTVVTAFDAGGMPLVNAHTVSSRHRFWDYRDSYAWTERTVYRLFHIADEF; the protein is encoded by the coding sequence ATAGGCTTGGAACGGGAATGGAAGAGTGCCTTATATACTTACGTGAACCAGTACAATCGCTGTGAGATCGACTACCGTCCACAGACCAGCGAACGGATCGTTACCGATCCTGACTTCGTGGTGGAACGGGGAGAGCGTATGGCAAGGCTGGACGAATGGTATCGTAAGCGGCGCGCCGTGCCTCTTCGCAGCGAGACCAGCGCCAAGCTTGTGCGCACGCTTATGGATGGACAGGAAGAAGCGGTGGTGGATGTACAATTGTACAGCAGACTGTTCTATGAGAAGAGCGGTATCACCCACCGGGAGGACCGGATTGAGCGGGAGCGGTTAACCTTTCTGCGGCAGAGTGGTGGATGGATCATTGGACGGGTTGAGCGAGAAGTGCCGGAGCGTCGCCCTGCGGGGGAAGGACGTCCGTTTCAACAAGCCGATTTTGTACAGGCGATGAATCGACCGCTGCTGAATCGGGAAGTGTTGGGTCAGGGAAGAAGCTCACGGCAACAGGCCTATCGCAGAGATCTGGCGGTTGCCTATGCAGATCGGTGGTGGAATGCGGGGAATCCGGCATTTGAGGAATTTGATGTGGATTGCACCAATTACGTGTCCCAATGTCTCTTTGCAGGGGGCGCACCCATCCACTATACTGGTAGAAGAGAAGCTGGCTGGTGGTATAAAGGGTATGTGAACGGCTCCGAAATGTGGAGTTACAGCTGGGCAGTCTCCAATAGTCTGGAGCGTTATTTGTCAGGCAGCAGTTGGGGTCTGACTGCGACAGAAGTGGAGCGTCCTGAGCAGCTGATGCTCGGCGATGTTATTCTCTATGATTGGGATGGAGATGGACGATTTCAGCACAGCACCGTTGTGACTGCGTTTGATGCGGGCGGTATGCCGCTGGTTAACGCACATACGGTTAGCAGCCGTCACCGATTTTGGGATTACCGGGATTCTTACGCTTGGACGGAGCGGACGGTATACCGGCTTTTTCATATTGCAGATGAGTTTTGA
- a CDS encoding carbohydrate ABC transporter permease produces MRQYSSLRRNLTGYAFISPFIIGFLGFTLIPMFVSLYMSFTSYNLFTSPRWIGLDNYTKMFFDDPKYWNSVKVTFLYVFIGVPLRLIFALFVAMVLNTGSRMIGTYRTLYYLPSIIGGSVAVSIMWRNLFSNEGVINSALTAIGIGPISWFGDPNASLVMLISLSVWQFGSSMLIFLAGLKNISPEMYEAAGVDGANPVRKFFSITLPLLSPIVLFNMIMQTIGAFMTFVPAYIISKGEGGPMDGTMLYSLYLFRQAFMFNNMGYASAMAWIMLIMIGILTVAVFLTSKYWVFYESEGGK; encoded by the coding sequence TTGAGGCAGTATTCGTCGTTACGTAGAAACTTAACCGGATATGCGTTCATAAGCCCGTTTATTATTGGATTCCTGGGCTTCACACTCATCCCCATGTTTGTGTCTTTATATATGTCGTTCACGAGTTATAACTTGTTCACTTCTCCGCGGTGGATTGGGCTTGATAACTACACCAAAATGTTTTTTGATGACCCGAAATATTGGAATTCGGTCAAAGTGACGTTTCTGTATGTATTCATTGGGGTACCGTTAAGATTGATCTTTGCTCTCTTCGTAGCGATGGTCCTGAACACTGGCTCTCGTATGATTGGAACGTACCGGACGCTGTATTACCTGCCATCTATTATCGGTGGTAGTGTGGCCGTATCCATTATGTGGCGTAACCTCTTCAGTAATGAGGGTGTTATCAACAGTGCTCTAACAGCAATTGGGATTGGGCCTATAAGCTGGTTTGGTGATCCGAATGCGTCCCTGGTTATGCTGATCTCACTGTCGGTGTGGCAGTTCGGTTCGTCCATGCTGATCTTCCTGGCTGGTCTCAAAAATATCTCCCCTGAGATGTACGAGGCAGCAGGCGTGGATGGTGCGAATCCGGTTCGAAAATTTTTCAGCATCACCTTGCCACTTCTTAGCCCAATCGTTCTGTTCAATATGATCATGCAGACGATTGGAGCATTCATGACCTTCGTACCTGCTTACATTATCTCTAAAGGCGAAGGTGGCCCAATGGATGGTACCATGCTGTACTCCTTGTATCTGTTCCGTCAGGCATTTATGTTTAACAACATGGGGTATGCTTCGGCAATGGCCTGGATCATGCTCATTATGATTGGAATACTCACGGTAGCTGTGTTCTTGACATCCAAGTACTGGGTATTCTACGAATCTGAAGGAGGGAAGTAA
- a CDS encoding D-alanine--D-alanine ligase, which yields MSMDKLKVGVVYGGKSGEHEVSLQTAFAVTNAFDYEKYELVPFYISKQGTWKKGPVMHAPFAQIEDLKLEQSAGGTQDALNALFGRLYGGAEALDVMFPLLHGTFGEDGTIQGMFEMADMPYVGAGVLASAGGMDKVVMKKLFAQAGIDQCAFTYFNATQWKQTEHEMIVQVEDQLGYPCFIKPANLGSSVGISKARNRDELKTAVEFALRYDTKVVIEEFVEAREVEVSVLGNDEPMASVPGEIVSSGEYYDYAAKYIDGQSQMLIPAPLDPEAADRIREAALQAFRAIEGNGISRADFFIRKNDGALLINEVNTMPGFTPYSMYPLLWRETGVSYAELLDRMIELALERYNRKQALNYENGVQA from the coding sequence ATGAGTATGGATAAATTAAAAGTAGGCGTCGTGTACGGCGGAAAATCAGGCGAGCATGAGGTGTCGCTGCAAACGGCGTTTGCTGTAACAAACGCATTTGATTACGAGAAGTATGAACTGGTTCCTTTTTATATCTCCAAGCAGGGGACGTGGAAAAAAGGACCTGTCATGCATGCGCCGTTCGCGCAGATTGAAGATTTGAAGCTGGAGCAATCCGCGGGTGGAACACAGGATGCGCTGAACGCGCTGTTTGGCCGTTTGTATGGCGGAGCGGAAGCGCTGGACGTGATGTTCCCTCTGCTGCATGGTACGTTTGGAGAGGATGGCACCATTCAGGGCATGTTCGAGATGGCGGATATGCCATATGTAGGTGCAGGCGTATTGGCTTCGGCTGGCGGCATGGACAAAGTGGTCATGAAAAAGCTGTTCGCACAGGCTGGCATCGACCAATGTGCCTTTACGTATTTTAATGCTACACAATGGAAGCAGACAGAGCACGAAATGATCGTACAGGTCGAAGATCAGCTGGGGTATCCTTGTTTTATCAAACCGGCCAATCTGGGCTCCAGTGTAGGCATCTCCAAAGCGCGTAACCGCGATGAGCTGAAGACAGCTGTTGAATTTGCACTTCGGTATGATACGAAGGTTGTCATTGAGGAGTTTGTGGAAGCCCGCGAAGTTGAGGTCAGCGTCCTTGGCAATGACGAGCCAATGGCTTCCGTTCCAGGCGAGATCGTATCCTCCGGTGAATATTATGACTATGCAGCCAAGTATATTGATGGTCAATCACAGATGCTGATCCCAGCTCCACTGGACCCGGAGGCCGCAGATCGCATTCGCGAGGCAGCTCTGCAGGCGTTCCGTGCGATTGAAGGTAACGGCATTTCACGTGCGGATTTCTTCATTCGGAAAAATGACGGCGCATTGCTTATTAATGAAGTGAACACCATGCCTGGTTTCACACCATATAGCATGTATCCACTTCTTTGGCGTGAGACAGGTGTATCGTATGCCGAGTTACTGGATCGCATGATTGAGCTGGCGCTGGAACGTTATAACCGCAAGCAGGCACTGAATTACGAGAATGGCGTACAGGCGTAG
- a CDS encoding histidine kinase, translating into MSKIKNAFTTLPIHHKTILLIGLLMLISFTFYASVLRYVFSIYDRQIYEKSSQVLNMSSVGIENQLREISNLSFKVMSDEPLQQYLLQLKKVETGYEKNGLRKKITNRLVAYAGSEKYVYSMLFIDNDNNVMAAGNREGISESKQKELVALGQQYSGSNAWHTSGDKQSRLLSVRQVKSFIGGAFTLEDLGTLIIRVRLDRIVQDQMQEPAEDSQLLITDGREVIYPTESAVSEAEIESELKRTQPYGIAMLEQGRHFVARAHSSYTDWTYLYTTPYDQMFKQIQFVKQLVMVIFIMIFLAALIIGARFSRSITHPIAQLIKKMRNIEKGDLDKLEEAALGNVPISPQNEVGLLHRTFKMMLQRIRELIDENYAKQLVIRETELKALQAQINPHFLYNTLESINWLAKVQKQRQISEMVEALGFLLRSSVNMSEKWITLERELDIVRSYVTIQRTRFEERLDFDMEIAPEVGTARIPKLTLQPLVENAIHYALEPSIDPCRIRIRARADGDKVIIEVEDDGPGMTPEFLEQLHEGRIQTRGQGIGLSNIQERIRLTFGDEGGMVISSKPGSGTVVSISIPWIREDDDDVQSDARG; encoded by the coding sequence ATGAGTAAAATTAAGAACGCTTTCACAACACTGCCGATTCATCACAAAACAATTCTTCTCATCGGGCTTTTGATGTTAATCAGCTTTACGTTTTATGCGTCCGTACTCCGATATGTGTTCAGTATCTATGACCGTCAGATCTATGAGAAATCCTCGCAAGTCCTCAATATGTCTTCAGTAGGCATTGAGAATCAACTGCGTGAAATTTCCAACCTTTCCTTCAAGGTGATGTCGGACGAGCCGCTTCAGCAATATCTGCTCCAACTGAAAAAGGTAGAAACGGGTTATGAGAAAAATGGATTGCGTAAAAAGATTACCAACAGGTTAGTCGCTTACGCGGGTTCCGAAAAATACGTCTATTCCATGCTATTTATCGATAATGATAATAACGTTATGGCCGCAGGCAATCGGGAGGGAATCTCAGAATCCAAGCAAAAGGAACTGGTTGCACTGGGGCAGCAATATTCGGGCTCCAATGCCTGGCATACCAGTGGGGATAAACAGTCCCGACTCTTGTCGGTCCGACAGGTGAAATCCTTTATTGGCGGAGCATTTACATTGGAGGACCTCGGCACACTGATCATCCGCGTAAGGCTGGACCGAATTGTACAGGATCAGATGCAAGAACCGGCCGAGGACTCCCAATTATTGATTACCGATGGAAGAGAAGTGATCTATCCAACAGAATCAGCCGTCAGTGAAGCTGAGATTGAGTCTGAACTGAAGCGCACCCAGCCCTACGGAATTGCCATGTTGGAGCAGGGAAGACACTTTGTAGCTCGTGCTCATTCTTCCTATACGGATTGGACCTATTTGTACACCACCCCGTATGACCAGATGTTTAAACAGATCCAGTTTGTCAAACAGTTGGTTATGGTAATCTTCATCATGATTTTTCTGGCGGCGCTTATCATTGGAGCAAGATTCTCTCGCAGTATTACCCATCCAATTGCGCAGTTGATCAAAAAGATGCGTAATATCGAGAAAGGCGATTTGGATAAACTGGAGGAGGCTGCCCTCGGCAATGTTCCGATATCTCCACAGAATGAGGTTGGGCTGCTGCATCGCACATTCAAGATGATGCTTCAACGGATACGCGAATTGATTGATGAGAACTATGCCAAGCAATTGGTGATTCGTGAGACGGAGTTGAAAGCGCTTCAGGCGCAGATTAATCCACATTTTCTATATAACACGCTGGAATCGATTAACTGGCTGGCTAAAGTACAGAAGCAACGACAGATCTCGGAAATGGTTGAGGCGCTCGGATTTCTACTGCGCAGCTCTGTGAATATGTCCGAGAAGTGGATCACGCTGGAAAGAGAGCTGGACATTGTCCGCAGTTACGTGACGATTCAGCGTACTCGTTTTGAGGAGAGACTGGATTTCGACATGGAAATTGCCCCAGAGGTAGGAACGGCGCGGATACCGAAGTTAACATTACAGCCTTTGGTGGAGAACGCCATACATTATGCACTCGAACCAAGCATTGACCCTTGCAGGATCCGTATTCGGGCGAGAGCAGATGGAGATAAGGTGATTATTGAAGTCGAGGACGACGGTCCGGGGATGACACCGGAATTCCTGGAACAATTACACGAAGGACGTATCCAGACAAGAGGACAGGGCATTGGGTTATCTAACATCCAGGAACGAATCAGACTGACCTTCGGTGATGAAGGCGGAATGGTGATAAGCAGCAAGCCTGGATCAGGAACTGTAGTATCGATCAGCATACCTTGGATTAGAGAGGACGATGACGATGTACAAAGTGATGCTCGTGGATGA
- a CDS encoding stalk domain-containing protein: MKRKRIWENTAAGLTVSMLAGMLLFTSSALPAHAADTKTGVLPAGTNETSLTAKKDAVAVTKEFRIVTLGDSITVGYEPNTKELPYGYVERLQEQGLLHGRTQVDNYGIAGLKTSGLKNFTTAIKDGKTLTSEAIQPSLPDPRAGQIGANTAAIRESVAQANLVAITIGGNDVSELLGTADKLSDQELQAKVKELLATYTANVSATINDIHEINPTAKIVIADQYQPMPEVAGKALYAKLMEASQGFTQTIDGIATQFSAQGTDVKVAHVAKEFVGGEGTMTHMIKDRDFHPNQFGYAAIAEVFAKTIWGDYTKLTAPATGEPMNIIVSGKTLNTPYKPIIRNGKNFVAIQDIVNAVGATTVWDNKTSTATITYGDRKVAVKIGANAVKVNGASVTVDTPAFLNKVGKESKTYVPLAMVAEGLGFDVQYVAKLKTVFVNP, translated from the coding sequence ATGAAGCGTAAACGTATATGGGAAAATACAGCTGCCGGTTTAACGGTAAGCATGTTGGCGGGAATGCTGCTCTTTACATCATCTGCATTGCCTGCACACGCGGCTGACACCAAAACCGGTGTATTGCCAGCGGGTACAAACGAGACTTCGCTGACAGCGAAGAAAGATGCAGTAGCCGTAACAAAGGAGTTCCGCATCGTCACATTGGGAGATTCCATAACGGTAGGTTATGAGCCCAACACGAAAGAATTGCCTTATGGTTATGTAGAACGTCTGCAGGAGCAAGGTTTGCTGCATGGACGTACACAGGTGGACAACTACGGGATTGCCGGATTAAAAACCAGTGGCCTAAAAAACTTCACTACTGCAATTAAGGATGGCAAAACACTGACTTCCGAAGCCATTCAACCAAGTCTTCCTGATCCAAGAGCGGGGCAGATCGGAGCCAATACTGCTGCAATTCGTGAGAGTGTAGCACAGGCCAATCTGGTTGCAATTACCATTGGGGGAAATGATGTATCTGAACTTCTCGGTACAGCAGACAAACTGAGTGATCAGGAACTGCAAGCGAAGGTAAAAGAATTACTCGCAACTTATACTGCCAACGTTAGTGCAACGATTAATGATATCCATGAAATTAATCCAACAGCTAAAATTGTCATCGCCGATCAGTATCAACCGATGCCAGAGGTAGCAGGCAAGGCACTCTATGCCAAACTGATGGAGGCCTCCCAAGGTTTCACACAGACTATTGATGGAATCGCGACTCAATTCTCTGCTCAAGGTACTGATGTCAAAGTCGCACACGTGGCCAAGGAGTTTGTTGGTGGCGAAGGCACGATGACGCATATGATCAAAGATCGTGATTTCCACCCGAACCAATTTGGATATGCGGCCATTGCCGAAGTATTTGCCAAAACGATCTGGGGAGATTACACCAAGCTGACTGCACCTGCCACAGGTGAACCCATGAATATTATCGTGAGTGGCAAAACATTGAACACACCATACAAACCGATTATCCGTAACGGTAAAAACTTTGTGGCGATTCAAGACATCGTAAACGCTGTAGGTGCTACTACGGTGTGGGATAACAAAACTTCAACCGCAACCATTACATATGGAGACCGAAAGGTCGCTGTGAAGATTGGTGCCAATGCTGTGAAGGTAAATGGAGCATCGGTTACTGTGGATACACCTGCATTCCTGAATAAAGTAGGTAAAGAGTCCAAAACATATGTACCCCTTGCCATGGTAGCTGAAGGTCTTGGCTTTGATGTGCAGTATGTAGCGAAGCTGAAAACTGTTTTTGTTAATCCGTAA